Sequence from the Rhodanobacter sp. genome:
GAGACTCCCCATGTCGGACGCCAGTGTCGTCATTGTCGGTGCCAAGCGCACTGCCATCGGTTCCTTCCTCGGCCAGTTCACCGGCGTGCCCACGCCGAAGCTGGGCGCCACGGCCATCCGTGCCGCGCTGGAGCAGTCCGGCGTGGCGCCCGCCGATGTCGGCGAGGTCATCATGGGTTGCGTGCTGCCGGCCGGTCTCGGCCAGGCGCCGGCACGCCAGGCCGCGCTGGAAGCCGACCTGCCGAAGTCCGCGGGCTGCACCACCATCAACAAGGTCTGCGGCTCGGGCATGAAGGCGATCATGCTGGGCCACGACCTGATCAAGGCCGGTTCGGCCAGCGTGGTGGTGGCCGGCGGCATGGAGTCGATGACGAATGCCCCGCACTTGGTGAATGCCCGCACCGGCATCCGCTACGGCGACGGCAAGCTGGTCGACCACATGGCCTGGGACGGCCTGACCAACCCCTACGACGGCAAGGCGATGGGCGTGTTCGGCGAGCTGTGCGCCGACAAGTACCACTTCAGCCGCGAAGACCAGGACGCGTTCGCCATCGAATCGGTGAAACGCTCGCAGGCTGCCCAGCAGTCCGGCGCCTTCGCTGGCGAGATCGCCCCGGTGACCGTGGCCGGCCGCAAGGGCGACGTGGTGGTGGACACCGACGAGCAGCCCGGCCGCTCCGACATCGCCAAGATCCCCTCGCTGAAGCCCGCCTTCCGCAAGGAGAACGGCACCATCACGGCGGCCAGTTCCTCCAGCATTTCGGACGGTGCCGCCGCCGTGGTGCTACTGTCGGCCGACGACGCGCACAAGCGCGGCCTGCAGCCGCTGGCCCGCATCGTCGCCCATGCCACCCATTCGCAAGAGCCGGAATGGTTCACCACCGCGCCGGTGGCGGCCATCCAGAAGGTGCTGGACAAGGCCGGCTGGAAGGTGGCCGACGTGGACCTGTTCGAGATCAACGAGGCGTTCGCGGTAGTGGCGATGGCGCCGATCAAGGAACTGGGCATCCCGCACGAAAAGGTC
This genomic interval carries:
- a CDS encoding thiolase family protein; its protein translation is MSDASVVIVGAKRTAIGSFLGQFTGVPTPKLGATAIRAALEQSGVAPADVGEVIMGCVLPAGLGQAPARQAALEADLPKSAGCTTINKVCGSGMKAIMLGHDLIKAGSASVVVAGGMESMTNAPHLVNARTGIRYGDGKLVDHMAWDGLTNPYDGKAMGVFGELCADKYHFSREDQDAFAIESVKRSQAAQQSGAFAGEIAPVTVAGRKGDVVVDTDEQPGRSDIAKIPSLKPAFRKENGTITAASSSSISDGAAAVVLLSADDAHKRGLQPLARIVAHATHSQEPEWFTTAPVAAIQKVLDKAGWKVADVDLFEINEAFAVVAMAPIKELGIPHEKVNVHGGACALGHPIGASGARLVVTLLNALKTRGQKRGVASLCIGGGEATAIALECLD